A single genomic interval of Osmerus eperlanus chromosome 14, fOsmEpe2.1, whole genome shotgun sequence harbors:
- the LOC134034319 gene encoding uncharacterized protein LOC134034319: MSKEDFQTQFATVMDTALRTAVSETTKLFETMVDELKAEISRIKSENEDLKAKFRCTQNGDNSIHSRLNNSETVDSGQNLERPPINKRDVGIQCALPSLRGVAEQCGVGNGQWDEEGQEAGAHGDSNRQMAFILIKQEETEYDDDYAPGYILLKQEDGPPTLIRRPDLREIPALLPSTLRALVGRNIPEWPPTAQSSEVAPPSERAPEPQEAPQTTSQTASPITSPCREDKDLDQAPRAEQQPGGGEPESVEPLLVQQQPQPSVVAKQQQLTEATGNQSVVAQQPPVVASPGKTQPQVVAEELQEVIPSGIEQLLAFAEQQQEQQQELLKQKQQTSTVAHPCAAKPSMVPPPTSAEPVHFGIVELLKIAEQHKQSIVTPSVQETVDTSGQQTADITTQQPLAVQPALTSDTSTSVFDVPYTATCVDNTSSLAPPTRRSPRPLRSQAAPTAPTSPRPSEALQQPATSPPRQVLVTRQTRARPHGQQPSAVVQTTVESPRQPAGAVGQTTVRTLGRQAKTVGQTVSSPGQLAMAVSQTTVGSPMPQACVVGKTICPPRKPAMSKTQTRVRSSRQPVVTIPQTRTRSPRQPVMTIPQTRVVSPRQLAVTTAQTTVGLPGQLAIAIAQTVISPMQQACTVGQTAVGSPTQQNTAMGQTTVGSPKQQPTGTGETAVVLPKQQPLPARIIVVSPKYRSMVTAQITTASSMQTSTVVPQLAAGSSRQQLGVPQRIVVLSPRHQSLVTGQVNEHAQPVAAVASGQPPVTSRAVTVVTPSPIDVAVSATLTAQPSAAVPVSALMLPHLSTEHVQTTPAPSTTPSATSEKIPVALLRLTNLVSKETTPDPLGHLSKNQFLAQLAVLPIQVQAEPEPEPAPVPGSAPAVSAPAQALVPASAPVPAPGPGPASDPVPASAPVPAPAQASDPASAPVPASAPVPASAPVPASAPVPASAPVPASAPVLASAPVPASAPVPGPAPGPASDPAPVPAPGPASAPADPVPDPLQMESEDVGEASPLPVVSTETTETRTVATETSPVDTKEGARRPSASAKESLFARLKARLRPRPHPSGTETDSSPVAPKKPRMSKAANQPKATNNAAGKSGQSGRADTAVTPPRQVESLKSSTPMTTRGRSTAQLEKAPESTSKTPTAPQRSPLNGSPCSSTPQHRSPSTPPPTSSRSSHKRSPPSPRSPTARSATLRHTTAAKTPPQPHTPDKEPPLDDSNSPSQPLQRIGNRLLKNQCGACGRVLSSTAALESHVSQHTGDRPFFCTLCGKGFPDAKGLNRHGRVHSGESHECPQCSKTFTYRFGLTKHLQMVHGHLRPFTCQVCSKGFFTQRDVEAHLRVHTGEKPFHCSLCEKKFKRKVELNVHLRWHNGEKRHWCPFCGKGFLDYNNLKRHKLIHTGEKPHRCPQCGKTFTQSGHLKKHLKNVHRLGEGHQG, translated from the exons ATGTCAAAAGAAGATTTTCAAACCCAGTTTGCCACAGTAATGGACACCGCCCTGAGGACGGCGGTATCGGAAACAACGAAACTTTTTGAAACTATGGTCGATGAACTGAAAGCAGAAATATCCAGGATAAAATCGGAAAATGAAGACCTTAAAGCGAAGTTCAGATGTACTCAGAATGGAGATAATTCCATACATTCCAGATTAAATAACAGCGAAACAGTGGATTCCGGTCAGAATCTTGAGAGACCACCTATAAATAAACGCGACGTCGGGATTCAATGTG CCCTTCCTTCATTGAGAGGTGTTGCTGAACAATGTGGGGTCGGAAACGGTCAATGGGACGAGGAGGGCCAAGAGGCGGGTGCGCATGGCGACAGCAACCGTCAGATGGCCTTCATACTCATCAAACAAGAG GAAACGGAATACGATGATGATTACGCTCCGGGGTACATCCTGTTGAAACAGGAAGACGGGCCGCCGACTCTCATCCGCAGACCGGACCTCCGGGAGATCCCAG CTCTGCTCCCGAGCACACTAAGGGCCCTGGTTGGCCGCAACATCCCAGAATGGCCCCCCACCGCCCAGTCATCCGAAGTGGCACCGCCCTCCGAGAGAGCTCCAGAACCCCAGGAGGCCCCGCAAACTACCAGCCAGACCGCGAGCCCAATTACCAGCCCGTGCAGAGAGGACAAGGACCTGGACCAAGCCCCTAGAGCCGAGCAACAACCAGGGGGTGGAGAGCCTGAAAGTGTGGAGCCGTTGCTGGTTCAACAGCAACCACAACCGTCTGTGGTCGCAAAGCAGCAGCAACTGACAGAGGCAACGGGAAATCAGTCTGTGGTTGCCCAGCAGCCACCAGTAGTGGCATCTCCAGGAAAAACACAACCACAGGTAGTTGCTGAGGAACTGCAGGAAGTGATACCATCTGGAATAGAGCAGCTGTTAGCATTTGCTGAGCAGCAGCAAGAGCAGCAACAAGAACTGcttaaacaaaaacaacaaacgtCAACTGTCGCACACCCATGTGCTGCAAAACCGTCTATGGTCCCTCCCCCAACCTCAGCAGAACCAGTGCATTTTGGAATAGTCGAACTGTTAAAAATTGCTGAACAACACAAACAGTCAATTGTCACACCCTCAGTACAGGAGACGGTTGATACCTCTGGCCAGCAAACagctgacatcaccacacagcaaccACTGGCCGTCCAGCCAGCGCTGACTAGCGATACGTCAACCTCTGTTTTCGATGTGCCATACACCGCGACCTGTGTTGACAACACGTCATCGCTAGCACCCCCAACGCGGCGGAGCCCCAGACCGCTTCGGTCTCAGGCTGCCCCCACGGCCCCCACATCCCCACGGCCTTCTGAAGCCCTCCAGCAGCCTGCCACATCTCCTCCACGGCAGGTCTTGGTCACTAGGCAAACAAGAGCCAGGCCACACGGGCAACAGCCTTCTGCTGTGGTCCAAACAACAGTTGAATCACCAAGGCAACCGGCCGGTGCTGTAGGTCAAACAACAGTCAGAACACTTGGGCGACAGGCCAAGACTGTAGGCCAAACAGTCAGCTCACCTGGGCAACTGGCGATGGCTGTGAGCCAAACAACAGTTGGATCACCAATGCCACAGGCCTGTGTTGTTGGTAAAACAATTTGCCCGCCTAGAAAACCGGCCATGTCTAAAACCCAAACAAGAGTCAGATCATCTAGACAACCAGTCGTCACTATACCCCAAACAAGGACCAGATCACCTAGACAACCAGTCATGACTATACCCCAAACAAGAGTCGTATCGCCTAGACAACTGGCTGTAACTACAGCCCAAACAACAGTCGGCTTACCTGGGCAACTGGCGATTGCTATAGCCCAAACAGTCATATCACCAATGCAACAGGCCTGTACTGTTGGGCAGACAGCAGTGGGATCACCTACGCAACAGAACACTGCAATGGGCCAAACCACAGTGGGATCACCGAAACAACAGCCCACAGGCACAGGCGAAACAGCAGTTGTATTACCTAAGCAACAGCCATTACCCGCTCGTATAATAGTTGTCTCGCCAAAATACCGGTCCATGGTTACGGCTCAAATAACAACTGCGTCGTCTATGCAGACTTCTACGGTTGTCCCTCAGTTAGCTGCTGGATCGTCAAGGCAACAGCTAGGTGTTCCCCAACGCATAGTAGTTCTATCACCAAGACATCAGTCTCTAGTAACCGGTCAAGTGAATGAACACGCCCAACCGGTGGCCGCTGTAGCATCCGGACAGCCGCCCGTCACGTCCAGGGCGGTTACCGTGGTAACGCCTTCGCCGATTGACGTTGCAGTGTCGGCTACGTTGACGGCCCAACCCTCGGCAGCTGTCCCCGTTTCTGCCCTTATGTTGCCGCATTTGTCTACCGAGCATGTGCAGACTACCCCGGCCCCCTCGACAACGCCCTCGGCAACGTCAGAGAAGATACCCGTGGCTCTGCTGAGGCTGACCAACCTTGTTTCCAAGGAGACGACCCCCGACCCTCTCGGCCATCTGTCGAAAAATCAATTCCTGGCCCAGCTGGCGGTCTTACCTATACAAGTGCAGGCTGAACCAGAACCGGAACCAGCCCCAGTTCCAGGCTCAGCCCCAGCAGTCTCAGCCCCTGCCCAAGCCCTGGTCCCAGCATCAGCCCCcgtcccagccccaggccccggCCCAGCATCAGATCCGGTCCCAGCATCAGCCCccgtcccagccccagcccaggcatcagatccagcctcagcccctgtcccagcctcagcccctgtcccagcctcagcccctgtcccagcctcggcccctgtcccagcctcggcccctgtcccagcctcggcccctgtcctagcctcagcccctgtcccagcctcggcccctgtcccaggcccagctccaggcccGGCATCAGATCCAGCCCCTGTCCCAGCACCtggcccagcctcagccccagcagaTCCAGTCCCAGATCCACTACAG ATGGAGTCTGAGGATGTAGGCGAGGCCTCGCCCCTTCCCGTTGTTTCTACGGAAACCACAGAGACCAGAACGGTCGCCACGGAGACGAGTCCCGTCGACACCAAGGAAGGAGCTCGCAGACCTAGCGCCAGCGCTAAAGAGTCGCTGTTCGCCCGACTCAAAGCCCGCCTCAGGCCCCGCCCACATCCCAGCGGCACGGAAACTGACTCCTCCCCCGTCGCTCCTAAGAAACCCAGAATGTCTAAAGCCGCTAACCAGCCCAAGGCTACAAATAACGCAGCCGGCAAGTCCGGCCAATCAGGAAGAGCCGACACGGCTGTGACTCCACCCAGACAGGTTGAGTCTCTCAAGTCGTCGACTCCCATGACGACCAGGGGACGTAGCACAGCCCAGTTAGAGAAGGCCCCAGAATCAACCTCCAAGACCCCTACGGCCCCCCAGCGCAGCCCCCTCAACGGAAGCCCCTGTTCAAGCACGCCTCAGCAccgctccccctccaccccgccaCCCACCTCCTCTCGCTCCAGTCACAaacgctcccctccctccccacgcaGCCCAACCGCCAGATCCGCCACCCTCCGCCACACCACCGCCGCCAAAACACCCCCGCAGCCACACACCCCCGACAAAGAGCCGCCGCTGGACGATTCCAATTCGCCGAGCCAACCGCTGCAGCGCATCGGCAACCGCCTGTTGAAGAACCAGTGCGGCGCATGCGGGCGCGTTCTCAGCAGCACAGCGGCACTGGAGAGCCACGTGAGCCAGCACACCGGGGACCGGCCGTTCTTCTGCACGCTCTGCGGTAAGGGCTTCCCGGACGCCAAGGGCCTGAACCGGCACGGCCGGGTACACAGCGGTGAGAGCCACGAGTGTCCGCAATGCAGCAAGACGTTCACGTACCGCTTCGGCCTGACCAAGCACCTCCAGATGGTCCACGGGCACCTGAGGCCTTTCACCTGCCAGGTGTGCAGCAAGGGATTCTTCACCCAGAGGGACGTAGAGGCCCACTTGAGGGTCCACACGGGGGAGAAACCCTTCCACTGCTCTCTGTGCGAGAAGAAGTTCAAGAGGAAAGTGGAGCTGAACGTCCACCTGCGCTGGCACAACGGGGAGAAGAGGCACTGGTGCCCATTCTGTGGGAAGGGCTTCCTGGATTATAATAACCTGAAGAGGCACAAACTGATCCACACAGGGGAGAAACCACATCGCTGCCCTCAGTGCGGGAAGACGTTCACCCAGTCTGGGCACCTGAAGAAACACCTGAAGAACGTGCacaggttgggggaggggcaCCAGGGCTAG